In Risungbinella massiliensis, the genomic stretch TGTGTCAAGGTAGTGGAGGAATTGACTAATCGACGAACTGGAGAATAGATAAGAGCCAAGTATCCATAAAAAGCGGTCATCTCTCCAATAGTCAGTTGTCCATGAATCACAAAGTAAGCAGATGCAAAGATTACCAAGATAGGCGCCAAATCGGTAATAGTATTTACTGTAGCAAATGTTTTCGCAGTCCAATTAGCATGATTAAATGCTTTGTCTAGAAATTTTCTATTTTGTTGTTCGAATAATTTTTGCTCATGTTCTTCCAAATGGAAGGCACGAATAACAGAGATCCCTTGTACTCGCTCATGCAAATGTCCTTGTAATTCCGCTAGAGCCTGGGATCTTGCTCTCGTATTGAATCGAAGTCGCTGAAAAAAATATTTCACTGATATAGCATATAGCGGTACGATCGCAAGCGAAATCAAGGTCATTTGAATATCGAGATTTATCATAAATACAAGTGCGATAGAAAGAGTAAACAAATCTAACCAGATGTTCATCATACCAGTTACTACGAATTCTTTTGTCTGCTCCACGTCATTAATAACCCGAGAGATAATCTGTCCTACCTTTTGGTTTTGATAGAATTGCAGCGAAAGCTTCTGAATATGATCGAACAAACGATTACGTAGATCAAACAAAACCCTACTTGCTGTCCATTGTGCATAGTATTGACGATAGTACTCGACGGGATAGCGAACAACGGAGAACAAAAAAAAGGCAGCGAGCGTAATCCACACTAGCTGATTCCATTTCTCCTCGACTGGCATTTTTCCTAAGAGAAGATCGTCTACTACATATTTCAACAGGAGAGGTAATAACAAAGGTATACCAAATTTAACTACCCCTACCAACATCGTCCATATAATTTGCTTGGTATAAGGTTTTACGAAGTGCAGATAACGGCGAATACTGTCCATCTATGTTCATCCTTTAACAAACTTAAATACCAACTAGTAGTCTTATTATAACAAAATTCCAAGCAATCATCTTAAAAGAATATACCGTATGGAATAAAACAAAGGAAGAATGTAACAAAAAACGCCTCGCTACTAAGATATGTAGCAAGGCGTGTACAATATGACTGATAGTTACGATTAATGACGAGCTTTTTCCAGAGCTGGGAGCAATTTCGGATTTAGGATTTTAATGTAGGTTCCTTTCATTCCGAGGGAGCGAGACTCTACTACACCAGCACTTTCCAATTTTCGAAGTGCGTTTACGATAACAGAACGAGTGATTCCAACCCGATCTGCAATCTTACTAGCAACAAGCAAACCTTCCATACCATCAAGTTCATTGAAGATATGTTCGGCAGCTTCTAATTCACTGAATGACAGAGAATTAATCGCAAGTTGAACTACCGCACGACTTCTTGCCTCGTCTTCCACTTGACCCGCACGTTCACGAAGCACTTCCATCCCAACAACCGTTGCACCGTATTCTCCCAAAATGAGATCATCATCTACGAATTTGTCATTCATACGAGAAAGAACCAATGTTCCTAAACGGTCCCCACCACCGATGATCGGTACAATAGTAGTGTAGCCATTTGGAAAAGACTCTTTTAGATCACTTGGATAAGCGGTATAAGGACTGTCGATTTCCAAGTTTGGCATCGTTGCTTCTACTTCCATCAAACGGCGAGCGTACTCACCCGGAAATTCACGAGCGCTTAGATAGCTTTGCATGCGTTCATCTTCGAACTCATGGTTAATCGCCATTCCGAGCATTTTTCCATCCGGATTGACTACGTAGATGTTCGAAGAGATCACATCGCATAGAGCTTGTGCTACCTCATCAAAATCTACTAGATGGTGCCCCACATTTTTTTGCAGAATCCGTGAAATTTTACGTGTTTTACTAAGTAAATCCATGATTGATCCTCCTAGGGTATTCTTTGTATTGTATCCGAACTTTTCTGCGTAAATGGCTTATACCAATTACTGTGCGAAAAGTATCGTTCCACATAAAACAGATGGGGAAGCTATTTTAGATTGGGTACTTTTTCTATTATGCGGCATAGAATTTTGATTTTCAGAAACCTTTTTTGAACAGTTTTCGACTATTAAGTAGATTTCCAATTGTTGCATAGCCATTTTTTATAAAAAAGCGGCTAATGAAGGTCTCCACAAAATAAATTCTACTTTCCCATCAACCAGTTTTATGGGTACAAGTCCCACACTGTCATAGCGGCTATCTCGGCTTGCGTAGCGATGGCGATTGTCACCCATTACAAAGACAGTACCTGGAACTACTGTAATCGGTCCATAGTTCCCATCTTCAATAGGGGTGTCAATATAAGGCTCGTGAATCTCTTTCCCATTTCGGAAAAGCTTTCCATCCCGAATCTCGATCTGATCACCAGGTATGCCTACCACTCGTTTTACCAAATACCGATTTTGGTTATGTGGGTCTTGAAAGGTAACGACTTCACCTCTTTGTGGAACTTGTAAGGTGAACTTAAATTTGTTGATCAGTAAACGGTCACCATTATGTAAAGTCGGTTGCATAGATGTTCCATTTACTACCGACAAAGCCACCCCAAAACGACTTACACAAAAGGCTAGGACAACTGAAAAGAGAATCAGAACCGTCCAGTTGACCCATTTACGATAACCTAATGCCATATTCCACCACTCCAACAAGTTTACTTGACATTGGAAAAAGAAACGATGATACCAAAATTCCGAGTTGTTAGGTCACAGGCGCTCTTCGAATCTCTACTTGTTGGTTGGATCTAAAGAAAAAATGGCATTTTAAAACACACTGATCTATTGCTTTCTCATCTTACCCAAACATCTGTTTCAACATTCTACATATTCTAGTATGCAACTTTCTTTTTTTTCAAAAGAAAGGGCGATTTCTATTTAAGTAAAATGATACTCTCATTTTTACCACTTTACACCAAACATACCTAAAAAAGAGGCAAATGGGAGATGAGGGTAAATTCAGACGGAACCTTCTGATTCTACTACCTTTGTACAGTAGTTTGCAACATCTTATAAATCTCCTTTTTAAAAAACCTTAAAACTGGTAAAATAAAGCATTTTCTTATTAGGTTGTTAGATCCAATCATCGGACAATAGCAATTTACTTTGTCATCCGAAAATTCATTTTGGATCAGGAGAGTCGTTGCAATAAGTCCCTATCTCCTTTATTGCCAATAGTTGAAGATTATAAAACATAAAACTCAGAATTTAGTTAAGCTAAGTGAATCATTTTTTTATAATCCAAAGGAAATATAGGACGATAACACTGATATTGAGATATTTCTAACTAAATAGACTGCATTTTCTTAATGCGCTGTAATGCTTTCGAAAGAGAAACCATGGGAATCTCCTCATTTTGTTTATCTGCTGTTTGAAGCATAACTTGTTTTATCTCTTGATTTGTCCAACTAGGAGCAATTTCCATTAAAATTGCAGCAATGCCAGCGCAGGCAGCAGAAGCCATAGAGGTGCCTGACAGACGGATGTAATCTTCATCTACTAACTGATCAATGGATAAAAACGTTTGGTAAAGGTTAGGAAAGTATAAGGAGATGATATTAACTCCTGGAGCATATAGCTCAGGCTTGGCTATATCGTCAATGGTAGGCCCCCTACTTGAAAAGTCAGCAACCTCCCATTCATCAGAGTTCTTTTGTAGCGCACCTACTGTAAGCACAGATGGTTCCTGACCTGGAGTGCAAATAGTACGAAGACCGGGGCCTTCATTTCCTGCTGAACAAACCACCAAAAGACCGCTATACCAAGCCTTTTGAACTGCTTGGGCCAAGGGGTCTAAGTAATATGGTTCTAAAACAGGGCATCCAAGTGATAAAGAAAGGATGCGTATCTGGAGCTCTTCCTTTTTCTGTACGCACCACTCAATTCCTCTGATCACAGTAGATAACTTCCCACCCCCGTATTGATCTAACACCTTTACTCCGACGATTTGAGCCTCTTTGGCTATTCCCCGATACTTTCCAGCTGAGCAATATCCATTTCCGGCAATTGTACCTGCACAATGAGTCCCGTGTCCTTGGTCATCATAAGGATTTTTCTTATGATGAACAAAATCGACAAACTCTTTTAAGCGGTTGGTAGGCTGAGTTAGATCAGGATGTTCCGCTACTCCTGTATCCAAGACAGCAATGGTAATTCCTTTTCCTGATAGATCGGATGAGAGTAAATGATCCGATATCATCCATTGGGAAAGACGTGGGTGCTTTTCTTGTTCAGAAGAGCTAGTATGAATCCGAACTTGGCGATCTAAATAAATTTTGGCAATAAGGGGTTCTTCTGATAGAGATTGGATCGCATGGTAGGGAAGTAGACCATAACTTGCTTGCAGAAACGGAATGGTACCATACAAAGAAAGTGTATCTGACTTTTTTTGTAACTTTTCAACTTTTCTGATTAAGGATGAGTTAGGGGGTTGTCGATATTGCCAAAGCACTGGATGCAACTGATCTTTCGCACCACGCCCCATGAGTACGCTCTGTAAATCTTGCGACAACTTTTCTTTGCGTTTCTCTAACCATCTTTTGGAGGACCACACTATCGATATCCCCCTTTCTTTTTATCACAATATGAAGAAAAGAGTAAGAAAAACTGTTAGAAACTAATATAAGATAACGTCTCTAACAGCTCCTCTAGATTATGTTACTCAAAAAGAACAATTGGATATTATGAGATCTTTTTCGTTTTTAGCAGAAGTATAACCTTTAATACCCATCTTCTTATAGAAGGGGGTTAACTTTTTTGTTCCATCGTCTACCGTGACAAAGAGTTGGGTAGCTCCACGCTCTCTTAATCTCTCTTCTAATGCATTGACCAGTTGGGAGCCCACTTTTTTATGTTGATAGTCAGGATGGACTGCTAAACAATAATAAAAACCACTTTCCCCATCCACACTACCAACGATTGCACCAACAACTGCTCCTTCATCCGATTCAGCTACCACAACTAGTTGTGGATCCCTCATTAACTGTTCGGACATCCCAGCTAGAGTCTCTTTCTCGCTCTCTTGTTCAGCATTTAAATGCCAGATATTCATCACATCGTGAACATCTGATAAACGGAAGGAACGTAATTGCATAGATTTTCTCCCTTCATCATATCCCCATAATCTCTTTATATAAGCATAACAAAACAATTTTAAACAAAAACGAACCAAAACGGTATTTGAAATTTTTGGTTTGGGAAAATAAGAAATTACTTTGTTTAAACAAGTTTCAAGGAAGATTCTGAAACCCGTTCTATTCCAGGCAACTTCTCTAATTCCAACATAAGCTGAAAAAGTGCCTCATCTTTTTTCTTTGCCTCAATCATCACATCGAGTCGATCTATTTGTTGTTTGGCTATTTGTAGAAAGGGAACGATATCATCTGGATTTACAAAATCGGCATGACTTCGTATATTGGTTTCCCCCTTAGGACTGCTTAAATGAATTTTAGGAGGAAACTTTTCTTTTTTCCAAGTGGAT encodes the following:
- a CDS encoding ABC transporter ATP-binding protein, which codes for MDSIRRYLHFVKPYTKQIIWTMLVGVVKFGIPLLLPLLLKYVVDDLLLGKMPVEEKWNQLVWITLAAFFLFSVVRYPVEYYRQYYAQWTASRVLFDLRNRLFDHIQKLSLQFYQNQKVGQIISRVINDVEQTKEFVVTGMMNIWLDLFTLSIALVFMINLDIQMTLISLAIVPLYAISVKYFFQRLRFNTRARSQALAELQGHLHERVQGISVIRAFHLEEHEQKLFEQQNRKFLDKAFNHANWTAKTFATVNTITDLAPILVIFASAYFVIHGQLTIGEMTAFYGYLALIYSPVRRLVNSSTTLTQAHASMDRVFEFLDESYDIVDRPNAIAIESVKGKIDFEEVVFRYTEDQENTLNRVSFSVLPGQTIALVGPSGGGKSSLVSLIPRFYDVYTGTITIDGLDIRDMTLLSLRQQIGIVLQDNILFSGSVEENIRLGKTDATPEEVESAAIAANAHDFIRELPKGYHTEIGERGVKLSGGQKQRIALARVFLKNPQILILDEATSALDLHSEHYVQESLDRLAKDRTTLIVAHRLSTITHADQILYLEDGQIKENGTHEELMQQKGAYYNLFQVQHLQGKESDEVSAIT
- the codY gene encoding GTP-sensing pleiotropic transcriptional regulator CodY, encoding MDLLSKTRKISRILQKNVGHHLVDFDEVAQALCDVISSNIYVVNPDGKMLGMAINHEFEDERMQSYLSAREFPGEYARRLMEVEATMPNLEIDSPYTAYPSDLKESFPNGYTTIVPIIGGGDRLGTLVLSRMNDKFVDDDLILGEYGATVVGMEVLRERAGQVEDEARSRAVVQLAINSLSFSELEAAEHIFNELDGMEGLLVASKIADRVGITRSVIVNALRKLESAGVVESRSLGMKGTYIKILNPKLLPALEKARH
- the lepB gene encoding signal peptidase I, giving the protein MALGYRKWVNWTVLILFSVVLAFCVSRFGVALSVVNGTSMQPTLHNGDRLLINKFKFTLQVPQRGEVVTFQDPHNQNRYLVKRVVGIPGDQIEIRDGKLFRNGKEIHEPYIDTPIEDGNYGPITVVPGTVFVMGDNRHRYASRDSRYDSVGLVPIKLVDGKVEFILWRPSLAAFL
- a CDS encoding S8 family peptidase — encoded protein: MWSSKRWLEKRKEKLSQDLQSVLMGRGAKDQLHPVLWQYRQPPNSSLIRKVEKLQKKSDTLSLYGTIPFLQASYGLLPYHAIQSLSEEPLIAKIYLDRQVRIHTSSSEQEKHPRLSQWMISDHLLSSDLSGKGITIAVLDTGVAEHPDLTQPTNRLKEFVDFVHHKKNPYDDQGHGTHCAGTIAGNGYCSAGKYRGIAKEAQIVGVKVLDQYGGGKLSTVIRGIEWCVQKKEELQIRILSLSLGCPVLEPYYLDPLAQAVQKAWYSGLLVVCSAGNEGPGLRTICTPGQEPSVLTVGALQKNSDEWEVADFSSRGPTIDDIAKPELYAPGVNIISLYFPNLYQTFLSIDQLVDEDYIRLSGTSMASAACAGIAAILMEIAPSWTNQEIKQVMLQTADKQNEEIPMVSLSKALQRIKKMQSI
- a CDS encoding GNAT family N-acetyltransferase; protein product: MQLRSFRLSDVHDVMNIWHLNAEQESEKETLAGMSEQLMRDPQLVVVAESDEGAVVGAIVGSVDGESGFYYCLAVHPDYQHKKVGSQLVNALEERLRERGATQLFVTVDDGTKKLTPFYKKMGIKGYTSAKNEKDLIISNCSF